In Catalinimonas alkaloidigena, a single genomic region encodes these proteins:
- a CDS encoding YkvA family protein: MNSHFFRKAQRQAKKLINDPEKLDNFIDYMDVKIKELRKEETVKEIINYVKTFGRLVGAYRSGRYREISQTKIILVLGALVYFVSPMDLVPDFIPVFGLLDDLGVLVWVFNTVKHEIEKFQAWEGVYADFEEITDTPKNMPTKVRAK; this comes from the coding sequence GTGAACTCACATTTTTTCCGCAAGGCACAACGACAGGCCAAAAAATTGATAAACGATCCGGAAAAGCTGGACAACTTCATCGATTACATGGACGTCAAAATCAAGGAACTTCGCAAAGAAGAGACCGTCAAAGAGATCATCAATTACGTGAAGACGTTCGGTCGGCTGGTCGGTGCATACCGCTCGGGTCGCTACCGCGAGATTTCCCAAACCAAAATCATTCTGGTGCTGGGCGCGCTTGTCTATTTCGTTTCGCCGATGGATCTGGTTCCCGATTTCATTCCGGTATTTGGTCTGCTCGACGACCTCGGCGTGCTGGTCTGGGTGTTCAACACCGTGAAACACGAAATCGAGAAATTCCAAGCCTGGGAAGGGGTCTACGCTGACTTTGAAGAGATTACCGATACGCCTAAAAATATGCCGACGAAAGTAAGAGCGAAGTAA
- a CDS encoding O-methyltransferase — MTLDILPAALSAYAEAHTSPESDLLRRLNRDTNANVLRPNMLSGHLQGRMLALFSHLLRPRRILEIGTYTGYSALCLAEGLTDDGKLITLDINEELEKRVRHWFAQSDLAAKIDYRIGNAADIIPTLDETFDLVFIDADKAGYAQYFDLTVDRVRPGGLLIADNVLWKGKVTQPELKDKALHTMMAFNQKVHDDPRVENVLFPVRDGLMVMRKLA, encoded by the coding sequence ATGACGTTAGACATTCTCCCTGCCGCCCTGAGCGCCTACGCCGAAGCACACACCTCGCCGGAAAGTGACCTGTTGCGTCGCCTTAACCGCGACACCAACGCCAACGTGCTGCGCCCCAACATGCTGTCGGGCCATTTGCAGGGGCGTATGCTTGCGCTGTTTTCTCACCTGCTGCGGCCCCGGCGCATCCTCGAAATCGGAACCTACACCGGGTACTCAGCGCTCTGTCTGGCCGAAGGATTAACGGACGACGGCAAGCTGATCACCCTCGACATCAACGAGGAACTGGAAAAGCGCGTCCGCCACTGGTTTGCACAATCCGACCTGGCCGCGAAAATCGACTACCGGATCGGCAATGCGGCGGACATCATCCCTACCCTCGACGAAACGTTCGACCTTGTGTTCATCGACGCCGACAAAGCCGGATACGCGCAGTACTTCGACCTGACGGTCGACCGCGTGCGGCCGGGCGGCCTGCTGATTGCCGACAACGTGCTCTGGAAAGGCAAGGTGACCCAACCCGAACTGAAAGACAAGGCGCTGCACACCATGATGGCTTTTAACCAGAAAGTACACGACGATCCGCGGGTCGAGAACGTGCTGTTTCCGGTGCGCGACGGCCTGATGGTGATGCGAAAATTGGCGTAA
- a CDS encoding LysM peptidoglycan-binding domain-containing protein — MTRPFLSGLLTLLCCCSLWAQSVEVDVPTHLQFADLELTLTTSARRKIKADAEALRRSPKFFQIKVDRADAYFPIIDRIFAEEGIPADFRYLVLQESGLISDAVSSSKAVGYWQFKEASATEVGMRVDRHVDERKNIVSSTLGAARYLKRNNAALNNWLTTLLSYNMGLGGARKVSSSRDVGARRVTIDGNTHWYILKFLSHKLAFEDAIGQNQTPPLRIVEYPNAQGKTLKEIAEETNLNYDEVVAYNKWLNTHRVPDDGQYVVALPVPGEAAAPVIAQAEPPVPSTSEPPPAEAETDLKPWGFSGRREPSEPEFYALNGRKAIKARGNDNVATLAMHAKISRQKFMAYNDLRAKDKVQAGHLYYLKKKWKRAKTPTHVVKAGETLWSISQKHGVRLDALMEKNRVKNGYLPIQPGTIISLRKKRKKKDPPVKLLPASAAQPTTPVAETQPTTRPATAATSEVRPTAPPTTEKNQSGAVSVTTKSATSTPEHPDEHPRTAEKATTSPPETATPTSPSPSVEEGTMVVRTDPKPPVEAETQTTPTPPPATEASSVAWTEHVVEKGESLYSISRKYAATIDDLMAWNQLASNNLSIGQTLRIRTETVPDDTRTEASAVQPNAPAESVQIHEVQTGDTLWGVARAYGVTVAQLKSWNHKTDGALTIGEKLVIRREK; from the coding sequence ATGACACGTCCCTTCCTCTCTGGTCTGCTTACGCTGCTTTGCTGTTGTTCGCTGTGGGCCCAATCCGTCGAAGTCGACGTTCCCACGCACCTGCAATTTGCCGACCTGGAGCTCACGCTGACGACTTCCGCACGGCGGAAAATCAAGGCCGATGCCGAAGCACTGCGCCGTAGTCCCAAATTTTTTCAGATCAAAGTCGACCGGGCCGATGCGTATTTCCCCATCATCGACCGGATTTTTGCGGAAGAAGGCATCCCGGCCGATTTTCGGTATCTGGTGTTGCAGGAAAGCGGCCTGATTTCCGACGCCGTGTCGTCGTCGAAGGCGGTGGGGTACTGGCAGTTCAAAGAAGCCTCGGCCACAGAAGTCGGGATGCGCGTGGACCGCCACGTCGACGAACGCAAGAACATCGTCTCGTCCACGCTGGGCGCGGCACGTTACCTGAAACGCAACAACGCGGCGCTGAACAACTGGCTTACCACGCTGCTGTCCTACAACATGGGGCTGGGCGGTGCCCGGAAAGTAAGCTCCTCGCGCGATGTCGGGGCGCGGCGCGTAACCATTGATGGCAACACCCACTGGTACATTCTGAAATTTCTGTCCCACAAACTGGCGTTCGAAGACGCCATCGGTCAGAACCAGACGCCCCCGCTCCGCATTGTGGAGTACCCGAACGCGCAGGGGAAAACCCTGAAGGAAATCGCCGAGGAAACAAACCTGAATTACGACGAGGTAGTTGCCTACAACAAGTGGCTTAACACCCACCGCGTGCCGGACGACGGCCAGTACGTCGTGGCCCTGCCCGTGCCCGGCGAGGCCGCTGCCCCAGTCATCGCCCAGGCCGAACCACCCGTGCCATCGACCAGCGAGCCCCCTCCGGCCGAGGCGGAAACCGACCTGAAACCGTGGGGCTTTAGCGGCCGACGCGAACCCTCCGAACCGGAATTTTATGCCCTGAACGGACGCAAGGCCATCAAAGCCCGGGGCAACGACAACGTCGCGACGCTGGCCATGCACGCCAAAATCAGTCGGCAGAAATTTATGGCGTACAACGACCTGCGGGCGAAGGACAAGGTGCAGGCGGGGCATTTGTACTACCTCAAGAAGAAATGGAAACGCGCCAAAACGCCGACGCACGTCGTAAAGGCGGGCGAAACCCTTTGGAGCATTTCCCAGAAGCATGGCGTACGGCTGGACGCGCTGATGGAAAAAAACCGCGTAAAAAACGGTTACCTGCCCATCCAACCCGGCACGATCATTTCGCTCCGGAAAAAGCGGAAGAAGAAAGACCCGCCGGTGAAACTACTCCCGGCCAGTGCAGCCCAGCCCACCACGCCGGTGGCAGAAACTCAACCGACCACGCGCCCCGCCACCGCTGCGACCTCCGAAGTACGACCGACGGCCCCGCCAACGACCGAAAAAAACCAGTCGGGTGCAGTTTCGGTAACGACCAAGTCCGCGACATCCACACCGGAGCACCCGGACGAGCACCCTCGTACCGCAGAAAAGGCAACGACCTCGCCGCCGGAAACCGCCACCCCCACCTCACCATCGCCTTCGGTCGAGGAAGGAACCATGGTGGTCCGCACTGATCCAAAACCTCCTGTGGAGGCCGAAACCCAGACTACCCCCACACCACCCCCTGCAACAGAAGCTTCGTCGGTGGCCTGGACCGAGCATGTGGTCGAGAAAGGAGAATCCCTCTACAGCATTTCCCGGAAATACGCCGCCACCATCGACGACCTGATGGCGTGGAACCAACTGGCCTCCAACAATTTATCTATCGGGCAAACGCTGCGCATCCGCACCGAGACGGTGCCCGACGACACCCGCACCGAAGCCTCTGCCGTTCAGCCCAATGCTCCTGCGGAAAGCGTGCAGATTCACGAGGTACAGACCGGCGATACGCTGTGGGGCGTGGCACGTGCCTACGGCGTAACGGTGGCGCAACTCAAAAGCTGGAACCACAAAACCGACGGGGCGCTCACCATCGGCGAGAAGCTCGTCATCCGTCGAGAAAAGTAG